One genomic segment of Gossypium arboreum isolate Shixiya-1 chromosome 3, ASM2569848v2, whole genome shotgun sequence includes these proteins:
- the LOC108476100 gene encoding autophagy-related protein 2, with product MFGAWNNFAKSAEAVVSRWAVKRVFKFLLKKKLGQFILGDIDLDQLDVQLTEGTIQLSDLALNVDYLNRKIGPAASLVIKEGSIGSLLVKMPWKGKGCQVEVDELELLLAPCSEDHLTSADQTCSSNDDGNDYNYTDLGKFSNEMAGSSRNPDNVHEGVKTIAKMVKWFLTSFNVKIKKLIVAFDPSLEKGEKLGFHRTLVLRISEIECGTCVSEDSGLGDEGRDHSFLGISQLTNFVKFHGAALELLQMEDVDNKSCASHTSGMTFSGLQSCSPSNAAIRILSGKGGGFSGNLKLSIPWKNGSLDIRKVDADVSIDPVELRFQPSIIKWFLLSWETCKKFDKVENSMHYETADSIYLNSNSQFQSPAHASAMAVIDEVVENHGRFSADCNSLRVQESVDEVLLPGSRFIPNWVPISIGKNKRDCVGEEVDFGASVDQFFECFDGMRNSQSALGSSGMWNWTCSVFSAITAASSLASGSLYIPSEQQHVQTNLKAAFAGISIVLSFHDEDLDHLCDLIDLNSNIHYLGIECRDISVRMQVCPQEMRFEGTMVHVEAADYFFCKDGGDGSSNVDSKTFKIRNLQDEVHHALPLFSSSTGDQSSGVFCELVSTDFPLRGKGDMVKIMLFTTSGVTHCHCTVRSSSSGGGFSGKTSFLLKLPPLTFWFNFSLLKMLSELLKEVGKSTEIGNNKKASYDACYENSESSHPRVKRSSSTCITTLPSAETLRGNILISNARVILCFPFKSDDDDDGRYTSWDQFIVLDISSPSPSKGGMQDNSPHLDGSLQKQFPSAGTRSLHLNFGNLCLYSVISAHKDGSGIDYGGMQRHKFSSQKILSVSNRSGCLSFISIFWQEGPVTGLWIAEKAKFLATQEESRSGSKSIGKGYEFATVTTVKDLDDLSVQTRQEIIFSTTCFAHIHLSSVMVDLDSSQYSGLHNLLKQIITGLSCFSCDATGTKEEDSMPQTSVLLECDSVEISIKPDAVENVKAPMQSELPGSWGCLRLNIQKFDLLSVSNIGGITGSSFLWLTHSEGTLWGSISGAQNQEFLLISCSDSAMKRGDGGGSNALSSRLAGSDIVNFWEPESCQDFTSITVRCSTIVAVGGRLDWMDVICSFFSLPSVDPEQSVEHNLPKGDLDTPPRRASFVLKLVDIAVSYEPHLKNLTVHSEVLDSNSAYSNGKEDMSESYVACLLAASTFCLSNSMVADSLDNEYKIRVQDLGLLLREVFECDKLGDSYSAEQLNGDGYVKVAREALIEAVVKTNCSNGLLWMVECSNSQIYVETCHDTTSGLIRLAAQFQQLFAPDVEESVLHLQTRWDNYQMAQQRTDEKSRDLNSDISPSSQIHTATVELEGKCGVAGLMDEISEDAFCLDGKETFQFSSSGVEFHLPLEEHVTEEACSLSFENAEMFSRDLPVNGIGLESSQTSFLEPGCFPELIESYCLSELRPLTELSTGLKSSHEVLKNRSIDMGEGDLGRENGGWYEDAYLRIVENHISEPSGQAGLKPIVEGQLSYHNSGVPDNTVNIIGRVLLKNINVRWRMHAGLDWHKTRKSNMCSNNILGKDRTVCLELAVSGLEFQYDIFTPGGVSVSKLSLSVHEFHLYDKSTDAPWKLVLRYYDSKDHPRESSSKAFKLDLEAVRPDPSTPLEEYRLRIALLPIRLQLHQSQLDFLISFFGEKSTSLDQTTSCHPDTDLLVKKSHNLAGHAIANEALLPYFQKFDIWPIIVRVDYSPHHVDLAALKGGKYAELVNFVPWKGIELELKHVHAVGVYGWGSVCETIIGEWLEDISQNQIHKVLCGFPTVQSLAAVGAAAAKLVSLPLESYRKDQRVLKGMQRGTMAFLRSISLEAVGLGVHLAAGTRDILLQAEYMFTNIPPPVSWSSQGKSKTKKKTNVRHNHPKDAQQGIQQAYESISNGLGKSASALVQTPLKKYQRGASASSALATAVRAVPTAAIAPASGCASAIHCALLGLRNSLDPERKKESMEKYFGPTLPRDPN from the exons ATGTTTGGCGCGTGGAATAATTTTGCGAAATCGGCTGAGGCGGTGGTTTCACGGTGGGCGGTGAAGAGGGtgtttaaatttttgttgaaGAAGAAGCTTGGGCAATTTATTTTAGGGGATATTGATTTGGACCAACTCGATGTTCAGCTTACAGAAGGCACCATCCAGCTCTCTGACCTCGCCCTCAACGTCGATTATCTTAATCGGAAG ATTGGTCCAGCAGCATCTTTGGTCATAAAAGAGGGGTCTATTGGCTCTTTATTAGTTAAAATGCCTTGGAAGGGTAAAGGATGTCAAGTTGAGGTTGATGAACTTGAGCTGTTGCTTGCCCCTTGCTCGGAGGATCATTTAACAAGTGCAGATCAGACTTGTAGTTCCAATGATGATGGTAATGATTATAATTACACCGACTTAGggaaattttcaaatgaaatggCAGGAAGTTCTAGGAATCCTGATAATGTCCATGAAGGTGTAAAGACAATTGCAAAGATGGTAAAATGGTTTCTTACAAGCTTTAATGTAAAGATTAAAAAGTTAATAGTTGCATTTGATCCATCTCTAGAGAAGGGTGAAAAACTGGGCTTCCACAGGACTTTGGTGCTTCGGATATCAGAAATAGAATGTGGAACTTGTGTCTCTGAAGATTCTGGTTTAGGTGATGAAGGTAGAGATCACAGTTTTCTTGGAATTAGCCAACTTACAAACTTCGTTAAATTCCATGGAGCTGCACTTGAGCTTCTTCAGATGGAGGATGTTGACAATAAATCCTGTGCTTCACACACATCAGGAATGACTTTTTCTGGATTGCAGTCCTGTTCTCCATCAAATGCTGCTATTCGAATCCTGTCAGGGaaaggaggtggattttcagggAATTTGAAGCTTAGCATTCCCTGGAAGAATGGTTCCTTGGACATTCGCAAAGTGGATGCAGATGTTTCCATTGATCCAGTAGAATTAAGATTTCAACCTAGCATAATTAAATGGTTCTTACTTTCGTGGGAAACTTGCAAGAAGTTTGACAAGGTTGAGAATAGTATGCACTATGAGACAGCAGACTCTATATACTTAAATTCCAATTCTCAATTCCAATCACCAGCACATGCTTCTGCCATGGCTGTCATTGATGAAGTTGTAGAAAATCATGGAAGGTTTTCTGCAGACTGTAATTCCTTGCGTGTTCAAGAATCTGTTGATGAAGTTTTGCTACCTGGTTCGCGTTTTATACCTAATTGGGTACCAATTTCCATTGGTAAAAACAAGAGGGACTGTGTTGGAGAAGAAGTTGACTTTGGTGCAAG CGTGGACCAATTTTTCGAGTGTTTTGATGGAATGAGAAATTCACAATCAGCTTTGGGAAGTAGTGGAATGTGGAACTGGACGTGCTCTGTTTTCAGTGCAATAACTGCTGCATCCAGCCTTGCATCTGGATCTTTGTATATTCCTTCTG AACAGCAGCACGTTCAAACTAATCTTAAAGCAGCCTTTGCTGGAATTTCTATTGTGTTGTCCTTTCATGATGAAGATCTGGATCATTTGTGTGATCTAATAGATCTCAATTCAAACATTCATTATTTGGGCATAGAATGCAGGGATATCTCTGTTCGCATGCAG GTATGTCCTCAAGAAATGAGGTTCGAAGGAACAATGGTGCATGTTGAAGCTGCTGATTATTTCTTCTGCAAGGATGGAGGGGATGGTAGCAGTAATGTTGACAGTAAAACCTTTAAAATCAGAAATCTGCAAGATGAGGTTCACCATGCTCTTCCTCTGTTTTCCTCGTCTACGGGAGATCAATCATCAGGTGTATTCTGCGAGTTAGTTTCTACTGATTTTCCACTCAGAGGCAAGGGTGATATGGTCAAAATTATGTTGTTTACAACCTCTGGGGTGACTCACTGCCATTGTACTGTGAGGTCTAGTTCATCTGGTGGTGGGTTTTCAGGGAAAACTTCTTTCTTACTGAAACTGCCACCTCTAACTTTTTGGTTTAACTTCTCCTTGCTAAAAATGTTATCGGAGCTCTTGAAGGAAGTTGGAAAATCTACGGAAATAGGTAATAACAAAAAAGCCTCATATGATGCTTGCTATGAGAATTCTGAATCATCTCATCCTCGTGTGAAAAGAAGTTCTAGCACTTGCATTACAACCTTGCCTTCAGCAGAAACGTTACGAGGCAACATATTAATCTCCAATGCAAGAGTAATTCTCTGTTTCCCTTTTAAgagtgatgatgatgatgatggaagATACACTTCATGGGATCAATTTATTGTTCTTGATATTTCTTCACCATCACCATCAAAGGGTGGAATGCAAGACAATAGTCCACATCTTGATGGAAGTCTGCAGAAACAATTTCCCTCAGCTGGCACACGCTCTTTGCATCTGAACTTTGGTAATCTTTGCTTATACTCAGTCATATCTGCTCATAAAGATGGTAGTGGAATTGACTATGGTGGCATGCAGAGGCATAAATTTTCTTCTCAAAAGATTCTATCTGTCAGCAACAGGAGTGGGTGTCTTTCCTTCATTAGTATCTTTTGGCAGGAGGGTCCTGTGACTGGCCTTTGGATAGCAGAGAAAGCCAAGTTCTTAGCGACACAAGAAGAAAGCAGGAGTGGAAGTAAATCCATAGGAAAAGGTTATGAATTTGCCACTGTTACCACTGTGAAAGATCTTGATGATCTAAGTGTTCAAACCCGCCAGGAGATAATCTTTAGCACCACATGCTTTGCTCACATTCATTTGTCTTCTGTTATGGTTGACCTCGACAGTTCACAGTATAGTGGTTTGCATAACCTTTTAAAACAGATTATTACTGGATTATCGTGTTTCTCATGTGATGCAACTGGTACCAAAGAAGAGGATTCGATGCCTCAAACATCAGTTCTTCTGGAATGCGATTCTGTAGAAATTTCAATCAAACCAGATGCAGTTGAAAATGTGAAAGCTCCCATGCAGAGTGAACTTCCAGGTTCATGGGGTTGTCTGAGACTGAACATTCAGAAATTCGATTTACTATCTGTCTCAAATATTGGTGGTATTACGGGTTCCAGTTTTCTATGGTTAACCCACAGTGAGGGTACATTATGGGGTTCAATCTCTGGGGCTCAAAATCAGGAGTTTCTTTTAATCTCATGTAGTGATTCTGCAATGAAACGTGGTGATGGAGGAGGTTCAAATGCTTTATCTTCTAGGTTAGCTGGTTCAGATATTGTAAACTTCTGGGAGCCAGAGAGCTGCCAAGATTTTACATCTATAACTGTGAGGTGCAGCACAATTGTTGCTGTAGGTGGTCGTTTGGACTGGATGGATGTGATATGCTCCTTTTTCAGCTTGCCTTCGGTGGATCCTGAACAATCTGTTGAGCATAATTTACCAAAGGGAGATTTAGACACTCCCCCTCGCAGAGCTTCATTTGTTCTTAAATTGGTTGATATTGCCGTGAGTTATGAACCCCACTTAAAGAACTTGACTGTTCATAGTGAAGTTCTTGATTCAAATTCTGCTTATTCAAATGGCAAAGAAGACATGTCTGAATCTTATGTAGCTTGTCTGCTAGCTGCATCTACCTTCTGTCTTTCAAATTCAATGGTGGCAGATTCCCTAGATAATGAATATAAAATTAGAGTGCAAGATCTAGGTCTTCTTCTTCGTGAAGTCTTTGAGTGTGACAAACTTGGGGATTCTTATAGTGCCGAACAACTTAATGGGGATGGTTATGTTAAAGTTGCTCGAGAGGCACTTATTGAAGCTGTTGTAAAAACTAACTGTAGCAATGGCCTTCTGTGGATGGTAGAGTGTTCTAATTCTCAAATTTATGTTGAAACCTGCCATGACACCACATCTGGTTTGATTCGCCTGGCCGCTCAATTCCAACAGTTATTTGCCCCTGATGTGGAGGAGTCTGTTCTGCACTTACAAACACGGTGGGATAATTATCAGATGGCACAACAGAGGACTGATGAGAAAAGTAGAGACCTAAATTCGGACATTAGCCCATCTTCTCAAATTCATACTGCTACTGTAGAGTTAGAGGGTAAATGTGGGGTGGCTGGCTTGATGGATGAGATATCTGAAGATGCATTTTGCTTGGATGGAAAGGAGACCTTCCAATTCAGTTCTTCTGGGGTAGAGTTTCACCTTCCCCTTGAGGAACATGTTACTGAAGAAGCTTGTAGCTTAAGCTTTGAAAATGCTGAGATGTTTTCTCGCGATCTACCTGTTAATGGGATAGGTCTTGAAAGTAGCCAAACTTCCTTTCTAGAACCAGGTTGCTTCCCTGAACTAATAGAAAGTTACTGTCTATCTGAGTTACGCCCCCTTACAGAATTATCTACAGGACTAAAATCTTCTCATGAGGTCCTGAAAAACAGATCCATAGATATGGGGGAGGGAGATCTTGGAAGAGAGAACGGTGGATGGTATGAAGATGCTTATTTAAGAATTGTAGAAAATCACATTTCAGAACCAAGTGGTCAAGCTGGTTTGAAACCAATTGTGGAAGGCCAGCTTTCATATCATAACTCTGGTGTACCTGATAATACAGTAAACATCATAGGACGTGTACTCCTTAAGAACATTAATGTAAGATGGAGAATGCATGCTGGGCTGGACTGGCACAAAACTAGAAAGAGTAACATGTGTTCCAATAATATTCTTGGAAAGGATAGAACTGTATGTCTAGAGCTTGCAGTATCTGGGTTGGAATTTCAATATGACATATTCACACCTGGTGGAGTATCTGTGTCCAAACTTTCTCTTTCAGTCCATGAGTTTCATCTCTATGACAAGAGCACAGATGCACCTTGGAAACTG GTGCTAAGATACTACGATTCAAAAGATCATCCTAGGGAATCCTCTTCAAAGGCATTCAAACTGGACCTAGAGGCTGTAAGACCAGATCCTTCTACACCTCTTGAGGAATACCG GTTACGCATTGCCCTCCTTCCTATCCGGTTACAGCTTCATCAAAGCCAACTTGATTTTCTCATCAGCTTTTTTGGTGAAAAAAGCACTTCACTTGATCAGACTACTAGCTGTCATCCAGATACTGATTTGTTGGTGAAGAAGAGCCATAATCTTGCTGGCCATGCCATTGCAAATGAGGCATTGCTACCTTATTTTCAG AAGTTTGATATTTGGCCCATTATTGTTCGAGTTGACTATAGTCCTCACCATGTTGATCTAGCTGCACTGAAAGGTGGTAAATATGCGGAACTTGTAAACTTTGTTCCATGGAAG GGAATTGAGCTAGAACTTAAACACGTTCATGCTGTTGGTGTCTATGGGTGGGGCAGTGTTTGTGAAACAATTATCGGGGAGTGGTTGGAAGATATTTCTCAAAATCAG ATTCATAAAGTATTGTGTGGCTTTCCTACCGTCCAATCTTTGGCTGCTGTTGGTGCTGCTGCTGCAAAGCTGGTTTCCTTGCCACTTGAGAGCTATAGAAAAGATCAGAGGGTACTGAAGGGAATGCAAAGAG GTACAATGGCATTCCTTCGAAGTATATCACTTGAAGCTGTTGGACTTGGTGTGCATTTGGCAGCAGGGACTCGTGACATTCTGCTTCAGGCTGAGTATATGTTCACAAATATTCCTCCTCCTGTATCATGGTCTTCACAAGGCAAGTCAAAGACGAAGAAAAAGACAAATGTTAGGCATAATCATCCTAAAGATGCCCAACAAGGAATACAACAG GCTTATGAGAGCATCAGTAATGGGCTTGGGAAATCTGCTTCTGCTTTGGTTCAGACACCTTTGAAAAAATACCAACGAGGAGCCAGTGCAAGTTCTGCTCTGGCAACTGCTGTTAGGGCAGTTCCTACTGCTGCTATAGCGCCAGCTTCCGGTTGTGCAAGTGCAATACACTGTGCTCTCCTTGGACTCAGAAATAG CCTTGATCCTGAACGCAAGAAAGAGTCGATGGAGAAATATTTTGGTCCCACTCTGCCACGGGATCCAAATTAA
- the LOC108475446 gene encoding B3 domain-containing protein Os01g0234100-like, whose protein sequence is MLMGTKIDEPQIPEMSLDPPEITNPQPNVMEQVEEIQANLAGRFPSCMKTMVRSNVTHGFWLHLPMPFCKLHMPKQDTTIILEDESGEEYKASYIAQRTALSAGWKAFSADHKLVEGDVLVFHLIGSSKFKVYIVRAFKSSEVDQCFRSLEVDIQAKPIRSIRMKRTKRPSKKAKCLELLPLDPSDDNVENKSLMVLDTNSEHLTDRYDNDNKDPSSGLDNGIKSLASVIDFKEIKSIDNFIIIVNGSRIDSELSQYHRTKYYELCCSQNSFLHDNLLESISSKLAAEIITQIINIAEAIRACKISTSQADYTLWDKTLKGFELLGMNVGFLRAKLNRLNTLSLELQEGVDTERSKEQDHMKEEKKSLERKLVKLKEAMHKLDTEIETLKENAEKYELIFREEVTAAW, encoded by the exons ATGCTAATGGGAACCAAAATAGATGAACCTCAGATTCCTGAAATGTCGTTGGATCCTCCTGAAATTACTAACCCACAA CCTAATGTTATGGAGCAAGTGGAGGAGATTCAAGCGAATCTAGCTGGTAGGTTCCCGAGCTGTATGAAGACCATGGTTCGCTCGAATGTTACACACGGATTTTGGCTG CATCTTCCTATGCCTTTCTGCAAATTGCATATGCCAAAACAAGATACGACCATAATTTTGGAAGATGAAAGTGGGGAAGAATATAAAGCATCTTACATTGCACAAAGGACAGCATTGAGTGCTGGCTGGAAAGCATTCTCGGCTGATCATAAATTAGTCGAGGGAGACGTTCTAGTTTTCCATCTGATCGGTTCTTCAAAATTTAAG GTTTACATAGTCCGAGCATTCAAATCCAGTGAAGTAGATCAATGTTTTAGGTCACTAGAAGTGGATATCCAAGCGAAGCCAATTCGTTCAA TTCGTATGAAGAGGACAAAGAGACCCTCTAAGAAGGCCAAGTGTTTGGAGCTTCTTCCACTCGACCCATCAGATGACAATGTCGAAAATAAGAGTCTAATGGTATTAGACACCAATAGTGAGCATTTAACTGATCGATATGATAATGACAACAAGGATCCTAGCTCGGGTCTCGACAATGGTATCAAATCTTTGGCATCCGTTATCGATTTTAAAGAGATCAAAAGCATTGACAACTTCATCATTATAGTGAACGGTTCGAGAATAGACTCCGAGCTTTCACAGTACCATAGAACTAAGTACTACGAGCTTTGTTGTAGTCAGAACTCGTTCCTCCACGATAATCTTCTCGAGAGTATTAGTAGTAAATTGGCAGCCGAAATAATCACACAGATTATCAACATTGCTGAAGCTATTAGAGCCTGTAAAATTTCTACCTCTCAAGCGGATTATACTCTTTGGGACAAGACTCTAAAAGGCTTTGAGTTATTAGGCATGAATGTCGGGTTTCTTCGAGCTAAATTGAACCGGTTGAATACCCTTTCCTTAGAATTACAAGAGGGTGTGGATACGGAGAGGTCTAAAGAGCAAGATCAcatgaaagaagagaaaaaatcaCTCGAACGGAAGCTTGTGAAACTCAAAGAGGCAATGCATAAGCTCGATACCGAGATAGAAACCTTGAAAGAAAACGCTGAGAAATATGAGCTTATATTTCGGGAAGAGGTTACAGCCGCATGGTGA
- the LOC108475293 gene encoding uncharacterized protein LOC108475293, giving the protein MDPRISFSNDFADVGIKYENNYYREAPVSSSEFEFSVKNYAMIPADEIFFKGVLLPLKGDNEHGRKLTLRDTLLLDDGDNGGGSFRQKGSGWWKERLGLKKANVVSKKRERNEGIHGEHIISK; this is encoded by the coding sequence ATGGACCCTAGGATTTCATTCTCTAACGATTTTGCGGATGTAGGGATCAAGTATGAGAACAACTATTACAGGGAAGCTCCGGTATCGTCGTCGGAGTTCGAATTCTCCGTTAAAAACTACGCTATGATACCGGCGGACGAGATCTTCTTCAAGGGTGTGTTGTTGCCTTTGAAAGGTGATAATGAACATGGAAGGAAGTTGACCTTACGAGATACGCTACTCCTGGATGACGGTGATAATGGCGGCGGTTCATTCCGGCAGAAGGGTTCGGGGTGGTGGAAAGAGAGGTTGGGGTTGAAAAAGGCTAATGTGGTGAGTAAAAAGAGGGAGAGAAATGAAGGTATCCATGGTGAACATATTATTAGCAAATGA
- the LOC108475292 gene encoding B3 domain-containing protein Os01g0234100-like yields METWFPQQENIHDCRQKASRKRPRDKNYNDHVVKGTKRVSEQDFAKSPVIERAEQVQANLSAEFPSFFKIMIPSVVCRGFWMSLPKEFCQLNLPNHDATVILVGETGKEYRINFLVQRKALSGGWKRFSKEHGLLVGDALVFHLIRPSKFKVYIVRMNGLDEIDAALGLLRLQNSANQTGIYDAGKNNSRPFCNDINQYEVHKYGRSFLRAQENQSENGTLDVGSTEVEGIRFTKTVSIADAIRASEISTPRSGFVPWDNALNSFDFLGTDVGSLHKRVHHVLNHTFESKQELKLKYKEAKLERAYAEQETKSLESDLSGKKEEMQRLDAEIDALTVNAKRYELMFEAAANAPW; encoded by the exons ATGGAAACCTGGTTTCCTCAGCAGGAAAATATTCATGATTGTCGACAGAAGGCTTCCAG GAAGAGACCTAGGGATAAGAACTATAATGATCATGTTGTTAAGGGTACCAAAAGAGTATCAGAACAAGATTTTGCAAAATCCCCTGTAATAGAGAGAGCAGAACAGGTTCAAGCTAATCTTTCAGCTGAATTCCCTAGTTTCTTTAAGATCATGATCCCATCAGTGGTTTGCCGTGGGTTTTGGATG TCATTACCTAAGGAATTTTGCCAACTGAATCTGCCTAATCATGATGCTACTGTAATCTTGGTTGGTGAAACCGGAAAAGAATACAGAATCAATTTTCTTGTTCAAAGGAAGGCTTTGAGTGGTGGGTGGAAAAGGTTTTCCAAAGAACATGGTTTACTTGTTGGGGATGCTTTAGTTTTCCATTTGATCAGGCCTTCCAAGTTTAAG GTATATATTGTGAGAATGAATGGCTTAGATGAAATAGATGCAGCTCTTGGCCTACTCAGATTACAAAACAGTGCAAATCAGACGGGCATTT ATGATGCAGGAAAGAACAATTCAAGGCCTTTTTGCAATGATATAAATCAATATGAAGTCCATAAGTATGGCAGGTCTTTTCTTAGGGCTCAAGAAAACCAGTCAGAGAATGGCACTTTGGATGTTGGCTCCACTGAAGTGGAAGGCATTAGGTTTACTAAGACTGTTAGCATTGCAGATGCCATTAGAGCTTCCGAGATTTCCACCCCGCGATCTGGTTTTGTGCCGTGGGACAACGCTTTGAACAGCTTCGATTTTCTAGGAACCGATGTTGGTTCTTTACACAAAAGGGTACACCATGTACTTAACCATACTTTTGAATCAAAACAGGAACTGAAATTGAAGTACAAGGAAGCCAAACTCGAGAGAGCTTATGCAGAACAAGAAACAAAGTCTCTCGAATCGGATCTTTCGGGGAAAAAAGAGGAAATGCAAAGGCTGGATGCTGAAATAGATGCTTTGACAGTGAATGCCAAGAGATATGAACTAATGTTTGAAGCAGCTGCTAATGCTCCATGGTGA